A window of Rhabdothermincola salaria contains these coding sequences:
- a CDS encoding L-threonylcarbamoyladenylate synthase has protein sequence MVGDDAETGDDAAIVDGEAGLDRAVAVLRDGGLVAFPTETVYGLGADAAAPDAVASIFTAKGRPPTHPLIVHLGDLEALDQWAERVPPEAHLLADAFWPGPLTMLLWRAPDVPDVVTGGRPTVGVRVPDHPVARALLTRFGGGVAAPSANRFGRVSPTTAAHVLSELRGHVDLILDGGPCEVGVESTIVDLTGAEAVVLRPGGVSTERLAEVLGREPAAATDAPRGSVGARAPGMLAAHYAPRARVEVLDEDAAAARIATLLAATDPATGHGPAVGLLAPGAIDGVATDAVVLEPVGPPPDYARLLYARLRQADRLGLDVVVCVPPPAAGIGVAVRDRLRRAAQSSVS, from the coding sequence ATGGTGGGCGACGATGCCGAGACGGGCGACGACGCGGCGATCGTCGACGGCGAGGCGGGCCTCGATCGCGCCGTGGCGGTGCTGCGGGACGGGGGGTTGGTGGCCTTCCCCACCGAGACCGTGTACGGCCTGGGGGCCGACGCGGCCGCCCCGGACGCCGTGGCCTCGATCTTCACGGCCAAGGGGCGACCGCCGACCCACCCCCTGATCGTGCACCTGGGCGATCTCGAAGCCCTCGACCAGTGGGCCGAGCGGGTTCCTCCCGAGGCCCACCTGCTGGCCGACGCGTTCTGGCCCGGCCCCCTCACGATGTTGCTGTGGCGGGCACCGGACGTCCCCGACGTGGTCACCGGTGGGCGGCCCACGGTCGGCGTGCGCGTGCCGGACCACCCCGTGGCCCGCGCCCTGCTGACCCGCTTCGGTGGCGGGGTGGCCGCGCCCTCCGCCAACCGGTTCGGCCGCGTCAGCCCCACGACCGCGGCGCACGTGCTCAGCGAGCTGCGAGGCCACGTCGACCTGATCCTCGACGGCGGCCCCTGCGAGGTGGGGGTGGAGTCCACGATCGTCGACCTGACCGGCGCCGAGGCCGTGGTGCTGCGTCCCGGCGGTGTCAGCACCGAGCGCCTCGCCGAGGTCCTCGGTCGCGAGCCGGCCGCCGCGACCGACGCCCCTCGCGGGTCCGTCGGGGCTCGTGCCCCGGGGATGCTGGCCGCCCACTACGCCCCCCGGGCCCGGGTGGAGGTGCTCGACGAAGACGCCGCCGCCGCCCGGATCGCCACCCTCCTCGCCGCCACCGATCCGGCCACCGGGCACGGTCCCGCCGTGGGGCTGTTGGCGCCGGGGGCCATCGACGGCGTGGCCACCGACGCGGTGGTCCTCGAACCGGTCGGGCCACCACCCGACTACGCCCGGCTGCTCTACGCCCGCCTCCGTCAGGCCGACCGGCTCGGTCTCGACGTGGTGGTGTGCGTGCCCCCGCCGGCGGCCGGCATCGGGGTGGCGGTGCGCGACCGCCTCCGCCGCGCCGCCCAGAGCTCGGTCAGCTGA
- a CDS encoding HpcH/HpaI aldolase/citrate lyase family protein, with product MHKDDVRPIRSLVFVPGDDAGALDTSRSSGADAVVVDLEEPREPFSDEQRRDAGRMVGEFLRSLPDDGDHPSYFVRVRSPRTGLMYRDLHPVLCGALTGVLTPKLEDGRDVVAADAIVTAAEVENDVAVGTVALYPILETAAALRNAYDIADASPRVAYMGGAISRFGDIHQSVGYRWTAEGTETLFIRSKVLIDCRAAGIKYPISGMWGGTNDDLDGLRRFATELRDLGYFGMMLNTAEHVDVVHEVFSPTADEVRYWADLDRLATEAAADPDAGPITYGDPNDGEGHVVHGAHVASARKNLAWARELGLA from the coding sequence ATGCACAAGGACGACGTACGACCGATCCGCAGCCTGGTGTTCGTACCGGGCGACGACGCCGGTGCGCTCGACACGAGCCGATCCAGTGGCGCCGATGCGGTCGTCGTCGACCTCGAGGAACCGCGCGAGCCCTTCTCCGACGAGCAGCGTCGCGACGCCGGTCGGATGGTGGGCGAGTTCCTGCGCTCGCTGCCCGACGACGGCGACCACCCCAGCTACTTCGTGCGGGTGCGCTCCCCGCGCACGGGTCTCATGTACCGCGACCTGCACCCGGTGCTGTGCGGGGCGCTCACCGGCGTGCTCACCCCGAAGCTCGAGGACGGTCGCGACGTGGTCGCCGCCGACGCCATCGTGACCGCCGCGGAGGTCGAGAACGACGTGGCCGTGGGCACGGTCGCCCTGTACCCCATCCTCGAGACGGCCGCCGCCCTGCGCAACGCCTACGACATCGCCGACGCGTCGCCTCGCGTGGCCTACATGGGCGGCGCCATCTCCCGCTTCGGCGACATCCACCAGAGCGTCGGCTACCGGTGGACCGCCGAGGGCACCGAGACGCTCTTCATCCGCTCCAAGGTGCTGATCGACTGCCGGGCGGCCGGCATCAAGTACCCGATCAGCGGCATGTGGGGCGGCACCAACGACGACCTCGACGGACTGCGGCGCTTCGCGACCGAGCTGCGCGACCTCGGTTACTTCGGGATGATGCTCAACACCGCCGAGCACGTCGACGTGGTCCACGAGGTCTTCTCCCCCACCGCCGACGAGGTCCGCTACTGGGCCGACCTCGACCGGCTGGCCACCGAGGCCGCCGCCGACCCCGACGCCGGTCCCATCACCTACGGCGATCCCAACGACGGCGAGGGCCACGTCGTGCACGGCGCCCACGTGGCGTCGGCTCGCAAGAACCTGGCGTGGGCCCGGGAGCTGGGCCTGGCCTGA
- a CDS encoding J domain-containing protein yields the protein MVVLAELEIFCSRPHAPTRRVALGEIDLPCEPAPGFGGVLLAGIVAEHVGAIDPDHLPDLARLTRELEDGRRIPQPRLRHRLQVDTVGLNAVSHRLHGDGERLWFQFGDGGAPEQQVLGAVYAAGRLEPGARHSVMSSLRRATRWVGPVGTDFIGVVAGGARGTSFDHMALENPTAWAMTVMGFGGGGATTLVAPPPRDVVRRYRELLREAHPDHGAADEGAAQRIADLAEARRILTGG from the coding sequence GTGGTGGTGTTGGCCGAGCTCGAGATCTTCTGCTCTCGCCCCCACGCGCCCACCCGGCGGGTCGCCCTCGGAGAGATCGACCTCCCGTGCGAGCCGGCCCCGGGCTTCGGTGGGGTGCTGCTGGCCGGCATCGTGGCCGAGCACGTGGGGGCCATCGACCCCGACCACCTGCCCGACCTGGCCCGGCTGACCCGCGAGCTCGAGGACGGTCGCCGCATCCCCCAGCCGCGACTTCGCCATCGACTCCAGGTCGACACGGTCGGGCTCAACGCGGTGAGCCACCGCCTCCACGGTGACGGCGAGCGGCTCTGGTTCCAGTTCGGCGACGGCGGCGCCCCCGAACAGCAGGTCCTCGGGGCCGTGTACGCCGCCGGCCGGCTCGAGCCCGGCGCGCGCCACTCGGTCATGTCCTCGCTGCGACGCGCCACCCGGTGGGTGGGGCCCGTGGGCACCGACTTCATCGGCGTCGTCGCCGGCGGAGCTCGGGGGACCTCGTTCGACCACATGGCGCTCGAGAACCCGACGGCCTGGGCCATGACCGTCATGGGCTTCGGTGGGGGAGGGGCGACCACCCTGGTCGCGCCGCCGCCACGCGACGTGGTGCGCCGCTATCGCGAGCTGCTGCGCGAGGCTCATCCCGACCACGGCGCAGCCGACGAGGGCGCGGCCCAGCGCATCGCCGACCTGGCCGAGGCCCGCCGCATCCTCACCGGCGGCTAG
- a CDS encoding TetR family transcriptional regulator: protein MSDPALQPTRTVVGPRAMGRRGQRTRQRLLDRTADLLGSSTYREVRVVDIARAAQMSPAAFYQYFGDVEEAVLALAEEMVETCGPELASLVRDRPWGGPSAWSSAMGVADGFLDVWDRHRAVLRVVDLATDEGDQRFRALRTRFLSQPSEALVDILTERRAAGSPVGLDARAEAGVAISMLAHVAAHHEGLEQWGAPATDLRQAMARLLFVTVTGDLPPTSSQSSSAG from the coding sequence GTGTCCGATCCTGCGTTGCAGCCCACCCGTACGGTGGTGGGGCCGCGCGCCATGGGGCGTCGGGGCCAGCGCACCCGACAGCGGCTCCTCGACCGCACGGCTGACCTGTTGGGCTCGTCCACCTACCGCGAGGTCCGGGTCGTCGACATCGCCCGCGCCGCCCAGATGTCGCCGGCGGCCTTCTACCAGTACTTCGGCGACGTCGAGGAAGCCGTGCTCGCCCTCGCCGAGGAGATGGTCGAGACCTGTGGGCCCGAGCTGGCCTCCCTCGTCCGCGACCGCCCGTGGGGCGGCCCGTCCGCCTGGTCGAGCGCCATGGGGGTGGCCGATGGGTTCCTCGATGTCTGGGATCGACACCGGGCGGTGCTGCGGGTCGTCGACCTGGCCACCGACGAGGGGGACCAGCGGTTCCGGGCCCTGCGCACCCGGTTCCTGAGCCAACCCTCCGAAGCGCTCGTCGACATCCTCACCGAGCGACGAGCCGCGGGGTCGCCGGTCGGCCTCGACGCCCGCGCCGAGGCCGGCGTGGCCATCTCGATGCTGGCCCACGTGGCGGCCCACCACGAGGGCCTCGAGCAGTGGGGCGCCCCGGCGACCGACCTCCGCCAGGCCATGGCCCGCCTGCTCTTCGTCACCGTCACCGGTGACCTGCCCCCCACGAGCTCTCAGTCGTCGTCGGCGGGGTAG
- a CDS encoding TIGR03619 family F420-dependent LLM class oxidoreductase, with translation MKFTLGLPVHNVDPVEEWCSAEAITVMARAAEDAGVDAVNVTDHPIPDAKWLSRGGHHTLDPFVALTVAATATTRVRLQTNLVIVAYRNPFLTAKAVATLDTVSGGRVVVGTGAGYLRSEFAALGVDFDERNLLTDEAIDAMKAAWKGEPFDFEGTHFVAENALALPRPVQRPNPPIWIGGNSNLAIRRSVERADGWLPMPSPAGATRLLRTPPLETLDDLRDRIAYLRGHVEKVGRTDPLDIVFMPIGLDGFREELPEAGPLVEQVHAQAELGVTALSITLPSPSRAAWLENVEWFRREVVAHA, from the coding sequence ATGAAGTTCACCCTCGGCCTGCCGGTCCACAACGTCGATCCGGTGGAGGAGTGGTGCAGCGCCGAGGCCATCACCGTCATGGCCCGGGCGGCCGAGGACGCCGGCGTCGACGCCGTCAACGTCACCGACCACCCGATCCCCGACGCCAAGTGGCTCAGCCGCGGCGGGCACCACACGCTCGACCCGTTCGTGGCGCTCACCGTGGCCGCCACGGCCACCACCCGGGTGCGGTTGCAGACCAACCTGGTGATCGTCGCCTACCGCAACCCGTTCCTCACCGCCAAGGCGGTGGCCACCCTCGACACCGTGTCGGGCGGGCGGGTGGTCGTGGGCACCGGCGCCGGCTACCTGCGTTCGGAGTTCGCGGCGTTGGGTGTCGACTTCGACGAGCGCAACCTGCTCACCGACGAGGCCATCGACGCCATGAAGGCCGCCTGGAAGGGCGAGCCGTTCGATTTCGAGGGCACGCACTTCGTCGCGGAGAACGCCCTGGCCCTCCCACGCCCGGTGCAGCGCCCCAACCCGCCGATCTGGATCGGCGGCAACTCCAACCTGGCCATCCGGCGATCGGTCGAGCGGGCCGACGGCTGGCTGCCCATGCCGAGCCCCGCCGGGGCCACGCGCCTGTTGCGCACGCCGCCGCTCGAGACCCTCGACGACCTCCGCGACCGCATCGCCTACCTGCGGGGCCACGTCGAGAAGGTGGGCCGCACCGACCCCCTCGACATCGTGTTCATGCCCATCGGGCTCGACGGGTTCCGCGAGGAGCTGCCCGAGGCCGGCCCGCTGGTCGAGCAGGTGCACGCCCAGGCCGAGCTCGGGGTGACCGCTCTGTCGATCACCCTTCCGTCGCCGAGCCGGGCGGCCTGGCTGGAGAACGTGGAGTGGTTCCGCCGCGAGGTGGTGGCCCACGCCTGA
- the glpX gene encoding class II fructose-bisphosphatase has protein sequence MAETNDSQPDRNLALDLVRVTEAAAMAASRWMGRGDKEGADGAAVDAMRLVLGTVAMDGIVVIGEGEKDEAPMLYNGERIGDGSPPEVDIAVDPVEGTTLTAKGRGNAISVIALSERGTMFDPGPCVYMDKVAVGPELVGAIDIAASPTDNLRAVAQAKRVAVTEVTAVILERPRHDDLIAEVRQAGARVRLIPDGDVAGAISTAWPDSGADILFGVGGTPEGVITAAALKSMGGEIQARLWPRDDAERQAALDAGYDVDRVLGTDDLVAGDNCFFAATGITDGDLLRGVHLDASSATTQSLVMRSKSGTVRLVNARHRLDKFRSQYGS, from the coding sequence ATGGCAGAGACCAACGACTCCCAGCCGGATCGCAACCTCGCGCTCGACCTCGTGCGTGTCACCGAGGCAGCCGCCATGGCCGCCAGCCGGTGGATGGGTCGGGGCGACAAGGAGGGCGCGGACGGCGCGGCGGTCGACGCCATGCGCCTGGTGCTCGGCACCGTCGCCATGGACGGCATCGTGGTCATCGGCGAGGGGGAGAAGGACGAGGCGCCGATGCTCTACAACGGCGAGCGCATCGGCGACGGCTCCCCGCCCGAGGTCGACATCGCCGTCGACCCGGTGGAGGGGACGACCCTCACCGCCAAGGGGCGGGGCAACGCCATCTCGGTCATCGCCCTGTCCGAGCGCGGCACCATGTTCGACCCGGGCCCCTGCGTCTACATGGACAAGGTCGCCGTCGGCCCCGAGCTGGTCGGAGCCATCGACATCGCCGCCTCGCCGACCGACAACCTTCGCGCCGTGGCCCAGGCCAAGCGGGTAGCCGTCACCGAGGTCACCGCGGTCATCCTCGAGCGTCCCCGCCACGACGACCTGATCGCCGAGGTCCGCCAGGCCGGGGCCCGCGTTCGGCTCATCCCCGACGGCGACGTGGCCGGGGCCATCTCGACTGCGTGGCCCGACTCCGGCGCCGACATCCTCTTCGGAGTGGGCGGCACCCCCGAGGGCGTCATCACCGCCGCCGCCCTCAAGAGCATGGGCGGCGAGATCCAGGCCCGCCTCTGGCCACGCGACGACGCCGAGCGCCAGGCCGCACTCGACGCCGGCTACGACGTCGACCGGGTCCTCGGCACCGACGACCTGGTCGCCGGTGACAACTGCTTCTTCGCCGCCACCGGCATCACCGACGGCGACCTCCTCAGGGGCGTGCACCTCGACGCCAGCAGTGCCACCACGCAGTCGCTGGTGATGCGCTCCAAGTCGGGCACGGTGCGGCTGGTCAACGCCCGCCACCGCCTCGACAAGTTCCGCTCCCAGTACGGGAGCTGA
- a CDS encoding acyl-CoA desaturase translates to MDTSTTPVVEDPAVGTTVLPKVTAPFERSAEERVNWRASIPFLMVHVIAVAGTLAFGITLKALVLFVVLVWGRTFFITAGYHRYFAHRAYKTNRAFQLFLAVGGAMCVQKGPLWWAGHHRNHHRYSDTEVDIHSPLRGFWWSHVGWILCDKYKDTPTDKIRDFAKYPEIRFVERHDGMFPWVLGVASFLIAGWSGLFFGFFLGTVVLWHNTFLVNSLAHVMGRRRYVTDDTSRNSLLIAVTTLGEGWHNNHHYYQSSARNGFFWWELDVTWYILKALSWVGIVKDLKVPTQEILQSNRIADGNFDVGMYKAHWAKAQAYVAHARVDDRIAALSATADDAGEGLAADRDALDLAIETQKVAIDELLHRTIEPAEELARVAKRSQKQFPVIDR, encoded by the coding sequence GTGGACACCAGCACCACCCCCGTCGTGGAGGATCCTGCGGTCGGCACCACCGTGCTCCCCAAGGTCACCGCACCGTTCGAACGCTCCGCCGAGGAGCGCGTCAACTGGCGGGCCTCGATCCCGTTCCTGATGGTGCACGTCATCGCCGTCGCGGGCACGCTGGCCTTCGGCATCACCCTGAAGGCCCTGGTGCTGTTCGTGGTGCTGGTGTGGGGGCGCACCTTCTTCATCACCGCCGGCTACCACCGCTACTTCGCCCACCGGGCCTACAAGACCAATCGGGCCTTCCAGCTCTTCCTGGCCGTCGGCGGGGCCATGTGCGTCCAGAAGGGCCCCCTGTGGTGGGCCGGTCACCACCGCAACCACCACCGCTACAGCGACACCGAGGTCGACATCCACTCACCGCTGCGGGGGTTCTGGTGGAGCCACGTGGGCTGGATCCTGTGCGACAAGTACAAGGACACGCCCACCGACAAGATCCGCGACTTCGCCAAGTACCCCGAGATCCGCTTCGTCGAGCGCCACGACGGCATGTTCCCCTGGGTGCTGGGCGTGGCCAGCTTCCTCATCGCCGGGTGGTCGGGGCTGTTCTTCGGCTTCTTCCTCGGCACCGTGGTGCTGTGGCACAACACGTTCCTGGTCAACAGCCTGGCCCACGTGATGGGTCGGCGTCGCTACGTCACCGACGACACCAGCCGCAACTCGCTGCTCATCGCCGTCACCACCCTCGGTGAGGGCTGGCACAACAACCACCACTACTACCAGTCGTCGGCCCGCAACGGCTTCTTCTGGTGGGAGCTCGACGTCACCTGGTACATCCTCAAGGCCCTCAGCTGGGTCGGCATCGTGAAAGACCTCAAGGTGCCCACCCAGGAGATCCTCCAGTCGAACCGCATCGCCGACGGCAACTTCGACGTGGGCATGTACAAGGCGCACTGGGCCAAGGCCCAGGCCTACGTGGCCCACGCGCGGGTCGACGACCGCATCGCCGCCCTGTCGGCCACCGCTGACGACGCAGGGGAGGGGCTGGCCGCCGACCGCGACGCCCTCGACCTGGCCATCGAGACCCAGAAGGTGGCCATCGACGAGCTGTTGCACCGCACGATCGAGCCCGCCGAGGAGCTGGCTCGCGTCGCCAAGCGCAGCCAGAAGCAGTTCCCGGTCATCGACCGCTGA
- a CDS encoding LLM class flavin-dependent oxidoreductase, translating to MTMSILRFDMRAPGKSRAEIQKMYAAALEMAEFADSNGFDICVLSEHHGSPDNYMSSPLVMAGAIAARTKNVMISIQALLVPEHDPVRLAEDLAAVDHISGGRITFTTGLGYRPIEYHMLSKDWKRRGKLLDEALDTLLKAWTGEPFEYKGDTVQVTPPPFTEPHPMFFVGGSGKKAVERAARFGLSAQLAVHDDDLAAHYQAECERLGTTPGMCLMPAEKTTGCLFVSEDPERTWAQVGPHMLHDATVYKSWQTPDIRSAVSTDADTIDDLRQGHIYKVLTPDETVDFAREQGPFGGLVLMPMVGGADPAEGWSSLELYVEKVLPRLKDDS from the coding sequence ATGACCATGTCCATCCTGCGCTTCGACATGCGCGCGCCGGGCAAGAGCCGAGCCGAGATCCAGAAGATGTACGCCGCCGCCCTCGAGATGGCGGAGTTCGCCGACAGCAACGGCTTCGACATCTGTGTGCTCTCCGAGCACCACGGCAGCCCCGACAACTACATGTCGTCGCCGCTCGTCATGGCCGGCGCCATCGCCGCTCGCACCAAGAACGTGATGATCAGCATCCAGGCCCTGCTCGTGCCCGAGCACGACCCCGTGCGCCTGGCCGAGGACCTCGCCGCGGTCGACCACATCTCCGGTGGACGCATCACCTTCACCACCGGTCTGGGCTACCGGCCGATCGAGTACCACATGCTCAGCAAGGACTGGAAGCGGCGCGGCAAGCTCCTCGACGAGGCCCTCGACACCCTGCTCAAGGCGTGGACGGGCGAGCCCTTCGAGTACAAGGGCGACACCGTGCAGGTCACCCCTCCGCCCTTCACCGAGCCGCACCCCATGTTCTTCGTGGGGGGGTCGGGCAAGAAGGCGGTCGAGCGGGCCGCCCGCTTCGGCCTCAGCGCCCAGTTGGCGGTGCACGACGACGACCTGGCCGCTCACTACCAGGCCGAGTGCGAGCGCCTCGGCACCACGCCGGGCATGTGCCTGATGCCGGCGGAGAAGACCACCGGCTGCCTGTTCGTGAGCGAGGACCCCGAGCGCACCTGGGCCCAGGTGGGCCCGCACATGCTCCACGACGCCACCGTCTACAAGTCCTGGCAGACCCCCGACATCCGCTCGGCGGTCAGCACCGACGCCGACACCATCGACGACCTGCGCCAGGGCCACATCTACAAGGTGCTCACCCCCGACGAGACGGTGGACTTCGCCCGCGAACAGGGTCCCTTCGGCGGCCTGGTCCTCATGCCCATGGTCGGCGGCGCCGATCCGGCCGAGGGCTGGAGCAGCCTCGAGCTCTACGTCGAGAAGGTCCTGCCCCGGCTCAAGGACGACAGCTGA
- a CDS encoding isochorismatase family protein yields the protein MAVDLRPLLEPSTTAVVASECQNGVLGPESALPQLAEAAADTVVPNGGRLVHAARTAGVQVIHGVFWRRADNRAANTNGRLFVAMNTSSPAMEPGSEAAAPIPDFGLAPDDMVLGRYHGLDPIGGTDLDPVLRNLGIRTVIVVGVSVNVALLGLSIGLVNHGYHVVVPRDAVAGVPRDYAEALLDNTFRLISTVTTTDEVLAAWP from the coding sequence ATGGCGGTCGACCTCCGGCCGCTGCTGGAGCCGTCGACGACCGCGGTGGTGGCCTCCGAGTGCCAGAACGGCGTCCTCGGACCCGAGTCGGCGTTGCCCCAGCTGGCCGAGGCGGCCGCCGACACCGTCGTGCCCAACGGGGGCCGCCTCGTCCACGCCGCCCGCACTGCCGGCGTGCAGGTGATCCACGGCGTCTTCTGGCGCCGTGCCGACAACCGGGCGGCCAACACCAACGGCCGGTTGTTCGTGGCCATGAACACGTCCTCGCCGGCGATGGAGCCGGGCAGCGAGGCGGCGGCGCCCATCCCGGACTTCGGTCTCGCCCCCGACGACATGGTGCTCGGCCGCTACCACGGGCTCGATCCGATCGGCGGCACCGACCTCGACCCGGTGCTGCGCAACCTCGGCATCCGCACGGTCATCGTGGTCGGCGTGTCGGTCAACGTGGCCCTGCTCGGGCTCTCCATCGGGCTGGTCAACCACGGCTACCACGTGGTGGTCCCGCGCGACGCCGTCGCCGGGGTGCCCCGCGACTACGCCGAGGCCCTCCTCGACAACACCTTCCGCTTGATCAGCACCGTCACCACCACCGACGAGGTCCTCGCCGCCTGGCCGTAA
- a CDS encoding molybdopterin-dependent oxidoreductase gives MPTDASAPRWPASLAGLIAAAVALGVAELVTGLSASTRSLVASVGDQVVDRSPGGVVKWAIEVFGTADKAVLLTSIVVVCLGLGALVGAASQRRAWAGPAALGAAAVAGAAAGVADPLSSDAGAVTAAVLAWASGSLTLWALLGVARTGGPLPVATRRPVAATATATAVSRGATGPRAAEPMPGLRTDDLDVPGTGRGDRRAFLAWTGAATAFAGVAALGGRSLAGRTSAEAARAEIVLPPAPSGAAVPGPGLTVDGVSPLITPTADFYRIDTALVLPQVGVDGWSLEVAGATPEPYSLTFDELLDMPMVEAPVTIACVSNEVGGDLVGTAVWQGVPLTAVLERAGLRAGEVPDDAAQLVGRSVDGFTVGFPTETALDGRVAMVAVGMNGEPLPVRHGFPARLVVAGLYGYVSATKWLSRLELTGWDDFDAYWIPRGWAKEAPVKTQSRIDVPRTGAGLVAGPVAVAGVAWAPTRGISQVEVQVDDGPWQEARLSDGANSDVWRQWAIDWDATPGEHRLRVRATDGEGETQTEERSRVAPDGATGWHTRTVQVS, from the coding sequence ATGCCCACCGACGCCTCCGCCCCTCGCTGGCCCGCCTCCCTGGCCGGCCTGATCGCGGCGGCCGTGGCGCTCGGCGTGGCCGAGCTGGTCACCGGGCTGTCGGCGAGCACCCGCTCGCTGGTGGCCTCGGTGGGCGACCAGGTCGTCGACCGCTCCCCCGGCGGCGTGGTCAAGTGGGCCATCGAGGTCTTCGGCACGGCCGACAAGGCCGTGCTGTTGACCAGCATCGTCGTCGTGTGCCTCGGTCTCGGGGCTCTGGTGGGCGCCGCCTCCCAGCGCCGTGCGTGGGCGGGACCGGCGGCCCTCGGCGCCGCGGCCGTCGCCGGCGCGGCCGCCGGCGTCGCCGACCCGCTCTCGTCCGACGCCGGTGCCGTCACCGCGGCCGTCCTGGCCTGGGCATCGGGCTCGCTCACCCTGTGGGCCCTGCTCGGCGTGGCCCGCACCGGAGGACCGCTGCCGGTGGCCACCCGCCGCCCGGTGGCAGCCACCGCCACCGCAACCGCCGTCTCGCGCGGGGCGACCGGCCCACGAGCGGCCGAGCCCATGCCGGGTCTGCGCACCGACGACCTCGACGTCCCCGGCACCGGACGCGGCGATCGGCGGGCCTTCCTGGCCTGGACGGGTGCCGCCACCGCCTTCGCCGGGGTCGCCGCCCTGGGCGGACGGTCCCTGGCCGGTCGCACCTCGGCGGAGGCGGCCCGCGCCGAGATCGTGCTGCCTCCCGCCCCCTCCGGCGCCGCGGTCCCCGGCCCGGGCCTCACCGTCGACGGCGTCAGCCCGCTGATCACCCCCACCGCCGACTTCTACCGCATCGACACCGCCCTGGTGCTCCCGCAGGTCGGCGTCGACGGTTGGTCCCTGGAGGTCGCCGGGGCCACACCCGAGCCCTACTCGCTCACGTTCGACGAGCTCCTCGACATGCCCATGGTCGAGGCGCCGGTGACCATCGCCTGCGTCTCCAACGAGGTGGGCGGCGACCTGGTCGGCACCGCCGTGTGGCAGGGCGTCCCCCTCACCGCGGTGCTCGAGCGGGCGGGGCTGCGGGCCGGCGAGGTGCCCGACGACGCCGCCCAGCTGGTGGGGCGTTCCGTCGACGGCTTCACCGTCGGCTTCCCCACCGAGACCGCACTCGACGGGCGGGTGGCCATGGTCGCGGTCGGCATGAACGGCGAGCCCCTGCCCGTGCGCCACGGCTTCCCGGCCCGCCTGGTGGTCGCCGGCCTCTACGGCTACGTGTCGGCCACCAAGTGGCTGTCCCGCCTCGAGCTCACCGGCTGGGACGACTTCGACGCCTACTGGATCCCACGGGGCTGGGCCAAGGAGGCCCCGGTCAAGACCCAGTCACGCATCGACGTGCCGCGCACCGGAGCGGGCCTGGTGGCCGGACCCGTCGCCGTCGCCGGCGTGGCTTGGGCCCCCACCCGGGGCATCAGCCAGGTCGAGGTCCAGGTCGACGACGGTCCTTGGCAGGAGGCCCGTCTGAGCGACGGCGCCAACAGCGACGTGTGGCGCCAGTGGGCCATCGACTGGGACGCCACCCCGGGCGAGCACCGGCTGCGCGTACGAGCCACCGACGGCGAGGGCGAGACGCAGACCGAGGAGCGCTCGCGGGTGGCGCCCGACGGCGCCACCGGGTGGCACACCCGCACGGTGCAGGTCAGCTGA